atgtattatgaatatgtaaaatttttattttaataaactaatttgaatatttaatataatattttttatttttaatatattagttttcaattatttaaattttaaataataatttcgataaataattaattaaaattgtatttaattaattaattttattatttttttataaataaaatagtattaggGGAGACATTGTCGCCCCTGATAATATGCCACGTGTAACCATTTGGGGCGACATAgtatagtattaggggcgactaatGGAGTATCAAGGGCGACATATcgacaaaaataattcaaaattttcaaaattttgaggCGACATTTCAAGTTTTAGGGGCGACTATGTCGCCTCTGATATTTGAATATCAGGGGCGACCCTTCGAGTTGCCCATAATGTCCCCTTTAGGGACATGTTATCACGGGCGACTAATTAGGGGCGACAAGTCGCCCATAATACATATCAGGGGCGACTTTTCgggttattaggggcgacatgcgttgcccctaaaactcatttttgttgtagtgaactctacgccaagttcaagaagtgcgagttttggctttcgtaAGTGGcattccttgggcacattatatCTAAGGacggagttgctgtagacccatcaaaggtagaggccgtaaaggattggccaagactgaAGAATGCGtccgaagtaaggagctttctgggattagcaggttattatagaaggTTCGttgagggcttttctaagatagccactccactcaccaacctgacccaaaaGCAGCAAAGATTCatctggaatgatagatgtgaagaaagcttccagctGCTTAAGGACAAACTTTGCTCAACACTAGTACTTTGtataccgacacccaacgataagttcgtagtctactacgatgcatcgaagcaaggtttgggttgcgtgctgatgcagaatgacaaggtgatagcctacacctcaaggcagctaaaggagtacgagcaacgctatccaactcatgatatggagttggcaacggtggtctttgcattgaaaatctggcaccattatctttacggagaacggtgcgagatttatacggaccacaaaagtctaaagtaattctttactcagaaggagcttaacatgaggcagcacaaGTGGTTaaagttagtaaaggattacgactacaaaatcttataccacccgggaaaggcgaATGTAGGTGccgatgtgctaagtaggaaAAGTTGTGGAAGTTTAGCAGCTCTAGCCGAAATAGAAAAGCCGCTGCAGTAGGAGCTGATCAATTCTGGAATAGAGATAGTTATCAGCatgctggctaatttgtctatttagtcaaatctgctagaagatatacggattgggcaagggcatgacgacacactagcagcacatatagatacagttagagaaggcaaggccacataattctcaatatcaagtcaagggttattgagatataaggatctggtatgcgtgccaaatgatcacgagattaagatggcgattctagaagaagcgcacagtaccccgtactcagttcacctagggtcgaccaagatgactcatgacatcaaggcaatctattggtggccagggatgaaaaagGACATAGTGGattttgtgtctaagtgtctagtatgccagcaagtgaaagcagaacattagcggcctgcaggcttattgcaaccgcttagcgtaccagaatggaaatgggacgatataacTATGGGCTTCGTGACGGGTTTTCCACGaacgaacaagcagcatgattccgcttgggtagtgatagatagactaaccaagttggctcatttcctgcctgttaagacgtcttacacggcagaccaatatgcagacatataTGTCCAAGAGAAAGTACggctgcatggaatccccaagacaatagtgtcggatagaggatcggtgtttacatcgagattttggggaagtttacagcaagccatgggtactaagttaagtcttagtatagcttttcatccttagacagatgggcagtccgagcgtatgaTTCAGAGTTTAGCAGATACACTacgtgcttgtgtacttgatttcgaaggatcCTGGAATAAGTACTTGCGACTAATAGAGTTCTCTTGCAACAATAGCTAGCAGTCCATGATTGGGATGGCACcatatgagttgctatatggaagaaggtgtcgatcaccgttgcactgggacgaggtaggagaaaggcagcttctcggtctcgaagttgttagaaaagctcaagaagcagtagtgctaattagacagcgtatgcttgctgctcaaagccatcaggaaagctatgcggatgccaagagacgcaatgtggaattcaaggtcagagataaagtcttcttgaagatatctcctatgaaaggtgtaaagtggtttgggaagaaaggcaaacttagtccccgattcataggtccttttgagataatGGACAAAGTGTGAGCAGTtgtgtatagactagccctaccgctagCCCTAGCTGATAGTCATagcgtgttccacatctcaatgctacgcaagtatgtgtcagacccatcccacgtcctcaagtacgataaaATAGAACTCcggaaagacttgagttacgatgaacgaccggttagcatcctggatagagggatgaagcagttacagtcCAAGAATATTcctatagtcaaggtcctatggagtaatagttctgaacgagaggcaacgtgggagttggaggaggacatgcaaggccggtatccagatttatttggtaagtaaatttcaaggacgaaattctttttagtaggggagaattttagagtctaagaactttacttagctagttagatagtagtagtaatattaATAGCTATTAATAGTTGTAGTATTCTTATGaccgtagattttggttcaaatcgggacatagttggacactcgtagtaacatttgtagattttctaagtttaacctatagtttaagaatattaattataccctaaggtttgattaatatgactgattatggagatgataattattatactataagattTAGATAGACTCAATAAGATATTaccacttgtcatgtgtatgtttaatgagatattaagtatttttgaggaataagtttattaagagtaatatttgaatatcctagggtctgccagcagctttgaaatcattaaaggacttagtcaaggctgtttactcaattcaaattaggttgaaaaagtgtaattacgtgtataatatttcaacatATACCGATATACCGCAActttagggggcgatatattgccatacagggatacgaaaaacacgtagcttcgcacgacaacctcgacgagcctcgggcatatgaagccaggcgatatattgcctatagtgGACAATATATCAACCCTAGGGCATaaaatttgaatgattttgaaaccgagctcattttaatccttaacctcttgataagtccaacatctttttgaccgagtcttcagcctctgctgaacgattattcaaatgtttttcaattaaaaagacattattttattcaagttaaatgaagatattttcattctcaaactctataaataggacctagtacccagccatttcttcattcatcaagctgagttcagaggctacaagctgctaggattactttagagtgtcaaacacttgggttggggttataagctcgatcattataagcttatcaaacacttgggaagtaaggataatagtgtATTTTAgttttgaggtgtagttcggtcataatACATTTAAGGTATTCCTATACTTAAATTCCTTTTTGTactgtttcattagtttttatagtttatctccactcaaatcctaactcagtactctttattcttggttaggcatctaagttctttgaacttaaggttcttattggtaagtatctttctcaaatggtttagttcattctcttcatctttttcttttagtaatactcaccttctcattatggtatttaggagtgttccaaaatcccgactttgttatCATCATCccagtatattggtaaggaaaatatgatagttttatatgcttatatgttatgttgatatgttatgataagttatgctatagtatgttatgttatgttttcttatgtttcaaggttatgatttaccctacctcagatattagacaggggacgtagatgggttatcataaacctaccatgtgatctaacctacctcaaatattagaaaggggaagtagatggtttatcacatgtttttaatggccattaatagtatagtcttatatgatgtatgtctttatatatatatttttatagtttATAGTCTATGTGTATGTACATGTtttatgcttgtagtagattttcgttgctaggcattaggctcattcctttatgtttaatatgcgcaggaaaatagctatggtggtgggaagattcttggcagcttgggaatgagtattgaggcaggatggaaacAGTGGATTGagtgttcgattcgaggatgaagtttttagtcttttaattatgatttatatgtatttcCGCATCTAATTTTgcaacccatttatttaaagttatgttatgattttttattttaaagacaatgagatcccatatcctactttaaattttatgtagtttaacatttattttacaagttttaatgaagttatgattattttactTGTGAGTTTTctttaagattagtatagtagttattaatggtccaaggtctagaatagttgggtcgttacaaaagtgAAAAATTTTATACACTTGAGTTTAATATTACCTCTATCCTAAGTCTCTCTACACTTTCCAAGGTCACTCAattactcaaaacaaacaccccaaaatagtttttattttgcaTCCATACATTCTTTTTGAAGGTTTTCTTTTTTTCGTCAACAAGTCAAACTCAATTTTGGTGGCCAAGACAATAGTCTCAAATACATTACACAAAGAGAGCAATCACATTGAGAATTTCTTCCTTTAATCCACTAAGAAATCTAGCAAATCTTTAGATCTAAAATTCATCAATACCAAGTATTACTTAGCTTTGAGAACTCAGTGCCATATTCCAATACTAATCGTTCTCCTTGCCTTCAATTGCAGTATTTTTGGATCAAAATTAGAAGGAAGAAATAACTTACTCAAGAGTTGTTTCATGAGTGTCCAATTTGCACCAGTTTGTTGCCTTCTTTATTTCTTTGATGCACTAACTGACTCCAATGAACTTGAGCCAGACCTTTTAATTTTGAAACCACTAATTTAACTTCGTCTATTTTCCTGAATGTGAGCTTGGTGTGCATCGCTAAGACCGCGGGAAGGTCACAAGCATGTTGGTTGACGTTTGTCTTTTCTGCCTTAGACCTTAAAGCCAAACATCATTGTGTGCTCAAATCTCAGTCTTTTATGTCAGCCTTGACGGAACTGAGATAGTTTTCATTGGCTACCAGCAACATCATCATCTTCTCTAAGCAAGGTCGTTATTTATGTAACATGTTGACACCACGACAGGAGTAGGTGCATTTTCGATCTAGCTCCTTAATGTTTCAGCCATCTAAAATGTGTTATCATTGTAATTCTAATATCCACAACTATCAACATACATTTTAAGAGCATTCATTCAAATGATATAATCACATATACAATACTTTTTCCATCCCTAGCAGCATTCATAGCATGCAGAATAGGTAAATTCTACCTATCTTAAGTTGATCAAAGTGTAGACTTCCTTACCTTGAGTCCTTGCACAATCTTCTTATGAGTGATCAATTGCTCTAAGTCCTATAagcaaaataaaacataacttagtTTATAACCGTATTAAGTTCATCAAGATAATGAATGAAATCTATCCCAAAATCTCAGTCCAATCCCAAACTCATCAAACCCGAGCCCCCAAagtaaaattactaaaatacccttcttggAAGTAAAATAACCAAACCAcccttgataactctacaaaatagagttattttaccacattttttatgctaattgttgcttagtctttgatattttaattaatttattaagtttttaagtaattttgcatttattagtcttattgtaattttctagatttttatatatttttatagatattttattataatatgttgtagtttaattatttgtatTATTGTTGTTAAGTTAGAAATAAAAAAGATGCACTTTTGAGCTTCattgtttaagtaaattaagttataattaatatttttcaaagaattaatatgatttattttataattgaaaatatttaatttatgtttattttgtagagaatttgttTGCATtattgctcttgaaaagaaagaaaaatgaaggaaatgtggcattttcaaggaaaagaaaggagaaaaaaatGGCAAATCTGAAAGTGTCAAGGCCCGAAGCTCCTTCCCACTCAGCTAGGCCCACCGAAGCCTTCACCCAAGCCCTCCAGGCCCAGCCGTGCCCCAACATGTCCAGTTGCCTTGCGGCCCAACATGCCTCCAGGTTGCGCCAGCCTCTTGCCTAATCTGTAGCTCCCTTTTCCCTTCATGGGCTGGCTACTGCACCCAACCCAGACTGAAGCCCAGTCGCATGAGCCATAGCCCAGCCCGCCTGCCTGCCTTCAGCTGCTGCCACGCCTAGAAAGCATTTGAGAGAAAATTTCCTTGAGCCCACCAATGGTCtctttgtccccttgtccccttgtccaaaaatgccatttttacccaaaattttctacacattttaccccaaagtcatcattacacctaaaatttacccctatatgccatattattcttcatttcaaatttaatttaatcaatttaattaatttaaattgattattttaaacactttttttgcctataaataagggagtGGGGGGCTTGGAAGAGGTTACCAcaaaatttctacactttcaagaccactccattctcttcatctttttctttttggtcattttttctatgagtttttagaggaaaaatttgggggtttctcctccaaattttcctatttatgtttgtaatttttggtttgtagtttctattctagttatgagtttctaatctttttaagattattaaggtgatgatgaaacaatatgtaactagatagtgtttattttgtatgttgatttcccattttgtgcaataaagtttatggattttatttttcaaatattttctttcatcttaaatatcttgtattttttattgttagaacatatttacactttgttcttcattagtgaaaaatcataatattctttgattaagttgtgccattaaattgtacacatcaaatgcttagcacaaaagtattatgttttgccttataaataatattcattgatttatttgttatttcattagattgatttacattaaatactttgaaattataattttaaaagtgaagataaatcctatatttttataaaaacttgtgcttaaatagaatatctaatttgaataagtgatggtttgattaatttctactagtactaaaacttggaaatcaatgcattataaatattattgaacttatattttgtggattctgttatcttaataatctttcttctaccatcttgatttctaatattaatttatttttatatattgtcttcaatttctttattattatcttttattttattgtcattagacaaaaatctcatcaatctttggagctaggttagaatttattaattttggtttaaaatagttttctttttgattttagacaactcctttgggttcgatctcgtgcttacatgaacattatacttcatatacaattcgtgcgcttgcgagttataaatttttaaaacatacccgttccCTCAACAAGAATCTAAGATATTCTCAAAATAATATCTCCAGGATAatttcttaattaattatttatcctaaaaataattaattctaaacttATATCCTCAAACCAAGAATGAAATTTCAAAATAttcattataataatattcttGAGCCTAAGTCCTTAGCCCTTACATTATTTTAGAGCCCTTAATTAATTAAACTCAGACCCAAGCCTTATCATCAAGTGTCTCAAGcctcaaaattaattaaactcaGACCTCAAATCGAAACCTGAACCTTAAGATCAAATTAATACCTTTTTGGGTTCTTTGGTCATGCACATACCTTACGTGCATGGCCATGCATACACGACTTAAAGGTGTGGCCAAGGCTCACATGAGCCTTCTCAACATCATCATGcaaccaccaccactaccaacGGTAGTGGTTTCTCTCAGAACCCCGACAACAAGTCGGGTAGTTGCACCCTTGCACATGCACCAAGGCCATGACCTGGTGCTCTCCTATGTGCTATCCTACAATAAAATTAGTTGTGGTGCTTGCACCTCGACCCTTCCATCGTACAACCCCACCGCCGGCTTCCCACCATGGAGGTCGGcaattattcttaaaaaaaatggtAATCGTCACTATAAAACTACTCAAAGAACATGTAAGGACTAATATTTTTAGTATGACAAATTAGGTCCAGTCATGTCTGGATTAGTCGTATGTTGTGTCTGGAGTTTGTTTGTTTTAGTAAGTGTCCATGTCAGCTTTTCTTTACACCAGTTTTGTTAGTGATGACAGCTGATGGTTGTTTCTGGTTTATACCTAATTGTAGCTAAGTATATATACTGTCCTGGTTAATCGGTTACAACTAACCTCTCTGATCGAACAGTGGTATATGGTGTTTTTGTATTACTCTTTTCTTTGTTCTATTGATTTTTGCAGGTTGTTGCAAGAAACTCCATTGGTGGTGGTTCAatgtgttggaaaaagcttatacaggatctttatttatttttcatgtatatctaatattaaacaaattaatacgagatagcctaaaacatgtttcttaaaattgaattcaagagaaacaaagaatagaatacttacagtatacgcagcggaattaaagagtccttccttcagtttctctaactcttgtatcctctctctcgcagagtattatcaagaaactgaaccgatcttctattttcttcacgattttccaatgtatccttagaaccacctagactagtgtgggaaattctcaacacatgagatagaaatagagagaagaagagaaaataacaaagaggctttgaaaaggacttgtgtttagagagaatctaaaactatcagaaaatctgacgtgtgacttatcaaacttcttcttttgacttctctctaagcactccttttatagactcaattaggccatttaatttaattaaaaaatcaataaaataatagccattttgaagccctaggtcgaaattatcatgggctataggcccgtgaaatttcccatttgattataagcccattggacttaaaatcaaggcttgtattgttttctattgatttaattaattaaataattatttaaattctttatcaaattaattatttataatttgaaccttgatttaaatttatttattaatttagataccaatttatcttaattaataaatctcccataatttatcttttcttctcaaaattacacaactctgcgaaactatccaaaattgacatggtcaactttgataattctaattgatgattaaatcaattaattgagactatctagatgattttatccaaggtacaatggggaccatgggcctatgaaatcaagctccaataagttatcataaatctaacaaataaatttactaacttattaattcctcgtgactccactatagactcggaattgcactcttgaattcatagaacgctctataaaaaatatagagacgctattaattatccattgttacaaccataattgtcactcaatcctctatagacggtctacaatgagatgtgactaaaataccgttttacccctcattgtattttatccataaaatacttagttccttgtaaatgatatttcagtaaactaatttaattactgaaatgagatctctatcatttaacaccttgaaccaaactaaaaggaaaccatcgtttcacttcttcatcagaagctatagatgttcatatctatgattaacactcccactcaattatactaccgagttcccaagatgtaagtatgggctagtccgtacggtaagctggtaacgaacaagtcaaagaactcaaataatacaatcagttagaatactaaccactcataattgagaatgaattgacctatggtcaactatatgatatgactagaatagataataatgatatgtttacttatcttatcaattgtcaatatcggtcctgtccaatgtaacaaatacatccgatcttatctactttgctaatgttctggaaataacataacactgtaatgtgtaagtagatcatatcgtagattggcaagtcagtgtaaatccggtgcactgactaatcttaggactaacttattttgaacatataatcatatttatattccactgtgattacgtcactataaataagattagctatatgctcgggatttaatagaagtttatattaaacaaataatcatgaaaataaaacatgtgagcaaagtgattgacaaagtcaaaaaatgatttctattcttttattgataatgaaatgagattacaaagaatttggattttaattagggcataaaaccccaacacaatgTTTATGTGCAAGTTCTGAAGTCAAGCTGTGACAGCAATCCGAGTCTTGGCGCCATAGATATGAAGGTTTTCAGATCTGAAATattgttgaagggagttcaacattGAAGCAAGGGGATCTTGCATATATAACCAAGGGATTTGATTATTTAGGGTAAACATCTTCACTGTATGTTGAGAAAGATTGTATAGTTTGCTAGCTTAATTTTGAACTGGCTATTGTAAAGTTACATCTTTGATATAGTGAGAATTATTACCATGGTTTAGGGAACCCAAGCACTAGTAGGCTGGAATGTGTTTCCAGTGCAGATGAATCTTGTAATTTCATGTGTTGATTCTTGTGGTTTAGTTTCTAATAGTCATGCACAAATCAAGATAAAATCCAATTTAATATTGAAAAGATAGGTTTATcaaattggtaccagagccaagttatttgagaattttttttcgATCCTCCTATCTTTCATATACTATAATTGATATTGATTTGCCATCTGTTAATTCACGGTTCTTGATTTCTGGGTTCTCTAGTTGACACTAACCCTAGTCCCGACTCCgagagtatatatattttttattttgttcgtATAGGATGGAAATGTTCAGAGAAGGAGGTTCCACATCCCGACcaccaatgcttgaaggggcaaACTATCCTTACTGGAAGACAAAAATGCATGCGTTCTTGAAAGCCGTTGACGAACGAGTGTGGATGGCAGTCGAAGATGGCTGGCATTGTCCAACCGTTGTTGAAAATGAGGTTGTTAAGCCCAAACAAATGAGCCGATGGACTCCAGAGGAGATGGAAAGGGCCAACTTTAACTCAAAGGCTATGCACGCTCTCTTTAATACAGTTTCTACAAATCAGCTGAAAGTTATAGCTAACTGTGAAATTTCCAAAGAAGCATGGGAGAAACTAAGAATCAAGAATGAAGGAACTGATGCTGTAAAGAAGTCTAGACTGAGAGCGTTGGAAAAATCTTTTGAAAATCTATCTATGGAGGAGGAAGAGACCGTGAAGGAGTTCCATGCCAAATTATGCGATATTTCGAATGAATCTTATGCACAGGGCAAGACTTACTCAAATGCAAAACTGGTTCGCAAGGTTCTTGGAGTTTTTCCTCGAAAGTTCATGTCAAAAGTTACCTTTATAGAAGAAATAAGAAATGTAGAGGAACTTAATCATGATGAGTTAATTGGATCGTTGCAGAATTATGAAATGACTCTTACACGGTGGAAGAAAGGCAAGAAGCAGAAAGAttcggaaaaagaaaaaaatgatattaGTCTTGTGTTTGTGCATAAGGAGGAAAAGAAGTCAATCTCAGATGCGTCTGATGGCTTCACTGATGAGACTCTTGCTTTACTGACCAAGAATTATGCAAAATTCTTGAAAAGGAATTACAAGAAAAAAATTTCTGGAGGAAAAGAGAATGTTCCCAGGAGAAACTTTGGTGGAAACAATAAGCAAAACCAACAGTCTAGTTACAAGAAAAACAGGGGCATACAGTGCCGAGAGTGTGATGGTTTTGATCACATTCAAGCTGAGTGTGCCAACACTCTTAAGAAGAAGAAAGCCTTAGCAGCAACTTGGAGTAATAGTGATGAAGAAAAGA
The Humulus lupulus chromosome 6, drHumLupu1.1, whole genome shotgun sequence DNA segment above includes these coding regions:
- the LOC133784870 gene encoding uncharacterized protein LOC133784870 — protein: MEMFREGGSTSRPPMLEGANYPYWKTKMHAFLKAVDERVWMAVEDGWHCPTVVENEVVKPKQMSRWTPEEMERANFNSKAMHALFNTVSTNQLKVIANCEISKEAWEKLRIKNEGTDAVKKSRLRALEKSFENLSMEEEETVKEFHAKLCDISNESYAQGKTYSNAKLVRKVLGVFPRKFMSKVTFIEEIRNVEELNHDELIGSLQNYEMTLTRWKKGKKQKDSEKEKNDISLVFVHKEEKKSISDASDGFTDETLALLTKNYAKFLKRNYKKKISGGKENVPRRNFGGNNKQNQQSSYKKNRGIQCRECDGFDHIQAECANTLKKKKALAATWSNSDEEKNPNSSDGSDEEKQLVAFMAKSH